A genomic stretch from Desulfovibrio sp. includes:
- the rpsJ gene encoding 30S ribosomal protein S10 produces the protein MNSDRIRIKLKAYDYRILDKAVAEIVDTARNTGAGIAGPIPLPTNVHKNTVNRSVHVDKKSREQFEMRIHKRLLDILEPTQQTVDALGKLSLPAGVDVEIKL, from the coding sequence ATGAACAGCGATCGCATCCGGATCAAGCTCAAGGCCTACGACTACCGCATCCTGGACAAGGCCGTGGCTGAGATCGTTGATACAGCCCGCAACACCGGCGCGGGCATTGCCGGGCCCATCCCGCTGCCCACGAACGTGCACAAGAATACGGTCAACCGTTCGGTTCACGTGGACAAGAAGTCCCGCGAGCAGTTCGAGATGCGCATTCACAAGCGCCTGCTCGACATTCTCGAGCCGACTCAGCAGACCGTTGACGCCCTCGGCAAGCTCAGCCTGCCCGCTGGCGTTGACGTTGAAATCAAGCTTTAA